A stretch of the Capsicum annuum cultivar UCD-10X-F1 chromosome 10, UCD10Xv1.1, whole genome shotgun sequence genome encodes the following:
- the LOC107844887 gene encoding probable glutathione S-transferase: MANTEVILLDFWPSMYGMRVRVALADKGVKFEYKEENMAEKSSVLLEMNPVYKKIPVLIHNGKPICESLNVVRYIDEVWKDNVTLLPTDPYEKYKALFWADYVEKVFDSGRKLWMGKGEEKHTRKENYIESLRMLEGILGDKLYFGGENFGYLDISLIGICSWYYTYEKFGEFNTEIETPKIIAWMKRCMKRESVSKYVVEPLKVYDFALQIRKHYGIE, from the exons AGAGTAAGGGTAGCACTAGCTGACAAGGGTGTAAAGTTTGAGTACaaagaagaaaacatggctgaaAAAAGTTCAGTTCTTTTGGAAATGAATCCAGTTTACAAGAAAATACCAGTTTTGATTCACAATGGAAAACCAATTTGTGAATCACTAAATGTTGTCCGGTATATCGATGAGGTCTGGAAGGACAACGTTACGCTTCTTCCTACTGATCCTTATGAGAAATATAAAGCTTTGTTCTGGGCTGACTATGTGGAGAAG GTGTTTGATTCGGGGCGTAAGCTATGGATgggaaaaggagaagaaaaacacacaagaaaggaaaactacaTAGAAAGTTTAAGGATGCTAGAAGGAATACTTGGAGATAAACTTTATTTTGGTGGTGAAAATTTTGGGTACTTGGACATTTCACTCATAGGAATTTGCAGTTGGTACTATACTTATGAGAAATTTGGAGAATTTAATACAGAAATTGAGACACCAAAGATTATTGCATGGATGAAAAGATGCATGAAAAGGGAAAGTGTTTCCAAATATGTTGTTGAACCCCTAAAGGTTTATGACTTTGCTTTGCAAATTAGAAAGCATTATGGTATAGAGTAG